The stretch of DNA aattttcatcttcagatgatttcaattcatctgaagttgtagttttaatatttttaatttttcgtttgtttaattttgctgattcagtttccatgggaaTTTCTGAATCAGTTTCGGAATCGGAAGTGGAGATGGTATATTCCATGTCTGGTAGATTAACTATCGGTGTGGAAACCGTTGGAATGATTGGGGTAGGGTTGGATTGCGTGCAGTTGCACTTGCAGCGATTGCATCCTGTACTTTGGGCTACATTAAGTCTCTCTTGGACTTTGCTTGCGTAAGAGGATCCATTTATCTTGGCCTGGTAGCTTAGTTTGGCTTCCTTGTAGGATATGCCTTGGTCAACTCTCACTTTGGTGATGTTGTTTTCCATGACCCATGCAGGGCATTTTCTATTAGTAGAAGGGTGGTTGCCACTGCAATTTACACAGTAGGCAGGAGCGTTGCAAATAAAGCTCTTGGCAGTTTCTTCATTGCCTAGTTCTGGGTGTGCTTGTCCACAGTTTCGGCATAATTGGATCTTGGTCCTACATTTTTTCGAAGTGTGTCCGAATTTGTAGCAGCCGAAACACTGCATCGGATTCGGATAAAAATTACGAGTGGGGGCGCGGATAAAGCCAAAATTGATGTAATCAGGAATTACAGTACCTCTGATTGTCAAAATCAAGGTTGGAGTTGGAATTAATTCCTTCTTGGTTGGGTCCATACGGGAAATTCGTTTGATTGCTATGACTCTTTGGTCAGCAAGCTCTTTTAAAAGTGCAGCTTCTGCCATATCAATAACATCCCTACACGATACTACGCATTTGCGCTGGTTCAAGGTAGGGTGAAAATTTATCTCCACAGGGGTTTTGTCAATTAATGACTTAATACCCAGGAGTGCATCCACATATTCTTTGTTGCGAATATGGATAACATATTGTAGATTGTTATTTTCATCTCGCTGTGGTCTCGCGTCCTTGAAATCGCGATCCGTAACAGCTTGGATGGTTTTGGAAACAACGAAAGGGTTTGATGGTAGAGTATTCTTGCCAGTTGCTTTGAGCAATAAAATTTGGAGCTCCCCACATAAGGGGTCGGCCCAGAGAGGAGAGGTGCGTGTGGTGGGCACGCCATTATAAAGGTTTGTTGACTTACCGgcactgctggaagccatggtaGAGGCTGGCTATACCCGGGAGGTACAGCCAGGGGGGTTGATGTAGAGATACACACTAAAAATGGCACTaatgcagaataaaaaaaaagaaaaggctCAACAGTTTCGGAGcttgtttcaaaaaagtttttaaaatttcactagaaacacTACTTTTAATACAATGAAACACTACTATAATGTCTATGAGGTTTAAAGaaaaaactgttaaaatatcACTAACACTATGTACTGCTGCTGGGGGGGTGCGCCCCCGCACCGGAGAAACGGTAGTGTGGGTACACCACCTCTCTGCAATCCAGGATCAAACACCAGCTGAAAATAAAAACCACCACCAGAGATAAGTAACCAGTAATAATAATGTGGAGTATATATAAGTGAGCTGAAAAAAACGCGCCAAAAACAGGGACCGACGctaggggcagtgaaaactgccggtatCGAAAGCCACCAACCGTCTAGGCTATTCGGTGGCCTCCTCCTTGTCCTCGTCTTGTACACCTGTGGGAGAAAACTTTATTTAGGACTGATTAGAGCCTCAAGGAATTTCCTTTAGCATAGAACCAGTTGTATgaggagaaaacttctattttCGCTACTCTTTTCCAAGGGGCGCTACAAACATGACCGTCTCGGTTGAATGTCAGAAGCACcgtgttggaaaaaatgtcCGTACGTAGCTTTTATGCTCTTTATACTTGGATGTATAGTGGTGCCGACAGCTGTAGCCAATCACGACCAAGCATCGTGTGCGGATGCACCCAAGCGAGAGGGTATAAATAGTGCGCGcgtgatttttttcttcattatactcgttcgacgctcagatcgacAAGCGCCTGTGCTTTCGTCAGTAACTTTCTTTCCCATTAACCAACATGACTGGACGCGGCAAGGGAGGCAAAGGACTCGGTAAAGGAGGAGCAAAGCGTCATCGCAAGGTACTGCGTGACAACATCCAGGGTATCACgaaacccgctatccgtcgtctAGCCCGCCGTGGGGGCGTCAAACGTATCTCTGGTCTGATTTACGAAGAAACCCGAGGAGTGCTGAAGGTATTCCTGGAGAATGTTATTCGTGACGCTGTCACCTACACCGAACATGCCAAGCGTAAAACAGTGACTGCTATGGATGTCGTATACGCGCTGAAACGTCAGGGACGTACCCTATACGGGTTTGGAGGTTAACAAATACCCCCaaaacaaaacggtcctttttAGGACCACAACATGTTTGTCACCAAAAGAGTTTATCAATTTTAGTttcttaacaaaaaaaaaccaccacCACACTACCACCTACACAACtacatttcatttgaaaaaaaaaaaaaaaaaacaaacaaacaaaaataaaaccttGACTCACACCACATACCAACTCGCATATCAATTGGCTTAATAAtacaaacgatttttttcatttggcagacttatctcacttcttaactaggcgaacctagccagaattttcacctgcccccgggcttctgaatgccaaagggggactaggctctgcggaatgcacgtatctgcatgctcgtgctgttttagtcctgaccgaggaattgtcggacaatcgcgcaggtgctaaggatgaccgacttttggatgccggccaattccttctcgatgttcaacacctttagcgcttccagaagtgtcttcgggataattccagttccagagagaacgactggaacaattcttgggacctcccttagcccccacagttccttgagctccacggccaatggtcggtacttgcagattttgcgaccgtgggtctcctccagattctggttcagtggaatagcgacatcgatgatggtgactttgcggtcgctcttgtcgtaaaccattatatctgggcggttgtggtggatcgagaggtcggtcagaacagtgcgatcccagtacagcttgaaacggtcattttccaggacaggtgcaggcaggtaccggtagtttggtacgttgtcttccagtagagcacattggagcgccagttgtcgatgaacaatacgggccacgttgttgtggcgctcggtgtaggctgcgttggccaaaacgggacagcctcccataatgtgctctatgttttcacctggttgatggcacatccggcaaatgtcatcaacgtcttgatgccagacgtaccgcctgcagtttctcgtcggcattatcctgtcctggatggctatcatgtcggcttctactactgaagagagttcaccacgcgttagccacagattagatgcggccttgtcgacgtgtggccggtccagttgatgggggtgggcaccatgcactgccttctgcttccaagctgcaatcttctcctccactgtctgcagattgcagttgagttggtactccgcttgcgccaagtgcagagcgctgtatcctctgtcggcggcgcagacagcccggtatagcgcgttt from Toxorhynchites rutilus septentrionalis strain SRP chromosome 3, ASM2978413v1, whole genome shotgun sequence encodes:
- the LOC129774318 gene encoding histone H4 gives rise to the protein MTGRGKGGKGLGKGGAKRHRKVLRDNIQGITKPAIRRLARRGGVKRISGLIYEETRGVLKVFLENVIRDAVTYTEHAKRKTVTAMDVVYALKRQGRTLYGFGG